In one window of Tursiops truncatus isolate mTurTru1 chromosome 5, mTurTru1.mat.Y, whole genome shotgun sequence DNA:
- the DSPP gene encoding dentin sialophosphoprotein, translating to MKIIIYFCIWTVAWAIPVPQIKPLERHAVDKSVNLNLLAELKVPIQDELNANDTTKESGVLLHENERGRQQYTKDGYKGERNGSEGAEVGEKSSSARSMLANEEGNTEDLNGGTGKPETYGHDGLHQEDSTTANGVRGQVSIIDSAGTANGSNINGITGNNFQNGGVGNASQSEDATVVQEDGRQGAGSNNGTGHEDEISGNFCRNGGDASEETPQREGESNGNEETGVTPGESGDSNREDVALDNSDGSPSGNGADENEDKGSGDDEGEETGNGEKGPDNSKGQEGQPHETEGDDDNSLGQSSISGEADDPADKEDTHAIDGNNTSKSEDDFDGISGDNGSQKIEDTQKHNHRESKAVENGITEKLEPPAIGKNQVKGIEMECPSSGNRNNITKEAGKMNEDKESKGQHGMIVGKGNVKAQEEVDVMQGPGQKLEPQDKFGPSKTRSDSNSDGYDSYEFGDESVQGDDPNSSDESNGSDDTNSEGDNNHSSRGDASYNSDESSDNGNDSDSKGGEEGDSDNTSDANDSGGDGNGDMGSDKNGKSGSTKDNSDSSDSSDSSDSSDSSDSSNSSESSDSSDSSDSSSGSKSDSSDSSDNSDSSDSSNSSDSKSDSSDSSNSINSSESSDSSDSSDSSDSSDSSDSSNSSDSSDSSDSSDSSDSSNSSESSDSSDSSDSSSSSKSDSSDSSNSSDSKSDSSDSSESSDSSDSSDSSDSGDSKSDSSDSSDSSESDSKSDSDSSNSSDSKSDSSDSSDSSDSSDSSDSKSDSSDSSESSDSSNSSDSSDSSDSSDSSDSKSDSSDSSESSDSSDSSDSSDSGDSKSDSSDSSDSSESGDSKSDSSDSSDSSESDSKSDSDSSNSSDSKSDSSDSSDSSDSSDSKSDSSDSSDSKSDSSDSSDSSDSDSSDSDSSDSDSSDSDRSDSNSSDSDSSDSASDSGDESDSKSKSGKGDNNGGGGDSDSDSKGSDSNHSTSDD from the exons atgaagataattatatatttttgcatttggACAGTAGCATGGGCCATTCCA GTTCCTCAAATCAAGCCATTGGAGAGACATGCTGTTGACAAATCTGTGAATTTAAATCTTCTAGCAGAATTGAAAGTGCCGATACAG gATGAGTTAAATGCCAATGATACCACCAAAGAAAGTGGTGTCCTCCTGcatgaaaatgaaagaggaaggcaACAGTACACCAAAGATGGgtacaaaggagagagaaatggttCTGAGGGGGCAGAAGTGGGAGAGAAAAGTTCTTCTGCACGTTCTATGTTAGCAAATGAAGAGGGGAATACTGAGGATCTGAATGGGGGCACAGGAAAACCAGAAACATATGGTCATGATGGACTCCATCAAGAAGACAGCACCACAGCAAATGGCGTCAGGGGACAAGTAAGCATCATCGACAGTGCTGGAACAGCAAATGGGAGCAATATTAATGGGATTACTGGGAACAATTTCCAAAATGGGGGTGTTGGAAATGCAAGTCAGAGTGAAGATGCCACTGTTGTCCAAGAAGATGGACGTCAAGGGGCTGGAAGCAATAATGGCACAGGTCACGAGGATGAAATAAGTGGGAATTTCTGTAGAAATGGGGGTGATGCAAGTGAAGAAACACCTCAGAGAGAAGGCGAGAGCAACGGGAATGAGGAGACAGGGGTAACACCAGGGGAAAGTGGAGATAGCAATAGAGAAGATGTCGCCTTGGACAATTCTGATGGAAGTCCTAGTGGGAATGGAGCagatgaaaatgaagacaagGGCTCTGGTGATGATGAAGGTGAAGAGACAGGGAATGGAGAAAAAGGCCCTGATAACAGCAAGGGCCAAGAGGGTCAACCTCATGAAACAGAAGGTGACGATGACAATAGCTTAGGTCAAAGTTCAATTAGTGGTGAAGCTGATGACCCTGCGGACAAAGAAGACACCCACGCCATTGATGGAAATAACACCTCCAAGAGTGAGGACGATTTTGACGGTATTTCAGGAGACAATGGTAGCCAAAAAATAGAGGACACTCAAAAACACAATCACAGAGAAAGCAAAGCTGTGGAAAATGGAATCACTGAAAAATTAGAGCCACCTGCTATTGGGAAGAACCAAGTTAAG GGAATAGAAATGGAATGTCCCAGCAGTGGCAACAGAAACAATATTACCAAAGAAGCTGGGAAAATGAATGAAGATAAAGAGAGTAAAGGCCAACATGGAATGATTGTGGGCAAAGGAAATGTCAAGGCACAAGAAGAGGTTGACGTCATGCAGGGACCTGGCCAGAAATTAGAACCTCAAGATAAGTTTGGACCCAGCAAAACACGTAGTGACAGTAACAGTGATGGCTATGACAGTTATGAGTTTGGTGATGAATCCGTGCAAGGAGATGATCCCAACAGCAGTGATGAGTCTAATGGCAGTGATGATACCAATTCTGAAGGTGACAACAACCACAGTAGCCGAGGAGATGCTTCTTATAACTCTGATGAATCAAGTGATAATGGCAATGACAGTGACtcaaaaggaggagaagaaggtgaTAGTGATAACACATCAGATGCTAATGATAGTGGTGGTGATGGCAATGGTGACATGGGGAGTGATAAGAATGGAAAATCAGGCAGTACCAAAGATAACTCAGATAGCAGTGACAGCAGCGACAGTAGTGACAGCAGTGACAGCAGTGACAGCAGCAACAGTAGTGAAAGCAGTGACAGCAGTGACAGTAGTGACAGTAGTAGTGGCAGCAAGTCTGACAGCAGTGACAGCAGCGACAATAGTGATAGCAGTGACAGTAGCAACAGTAGTGACAGCAAATCAGACAGCAGTGACAGCAGCAATAGCATCAACAGTAGTGAAAGCAGTGACAGCAGTGATAGTAGTGACAGCAGTGACAGTAGTGACAGCAGTGACAGCAGCAACAGTAGTGATAGCAGTGACAGTAGTGACAGCAGTGACAGTAGTGACAGCAGCAACAGTAGTGAAAGCAGTGACAGCAGTGACAGCAGTgacagtagtagtagcagcaagTCTGACAGCAGCGACAGTAGCAACAGTAGTGACAGCAAATCAGACAGCAGTGACAGTAGTGAAAGCAGTGACAGCAGTGACAGTAGTGACAGCAGTGACAGTGGTGACAGCAAATCAGACAGCAGTGACAGTAGTGACAGCAGTGAAAGTGACAGTAAATCAGACAGTGACAGTAGTAACAGCAGTGACAGCAAATCAGACAGCAGTGACAGTAGTGACAGCAGCGACAGTAGTGACAGCAGTGACAGCAAATCAGACAGCAGTGACAGTAGTGAAAGCAGTGACAGTAGTAACAGCAGCGACAGTAGTGACAGCAGCGACAGTAGTGACAGCAGTGACAGCAAATCAGACAGCAGTGACAGTAGTGAAAGCAGTGACAGCAGTGACAGTAGTGATAGCAGTGACAGTGGTGACAGCAAGTCAGACAGCAGTGACAGTAGTGACAGCAGTGAGAGTGGTGACAGCAAATCAGACAGCAGTGACAGTAGTGACAGCAGTGAAAGTGACAGTAAATCAGACAGTGACAGTAGTAACAGCAGTGACAGCAAGTCAGACAGCAGCGACAGTAGTGACAGCAGTGACAGTAGTGACAGCAAATCAGACAGTAGTGACAGCAGTGACAGCAAATCAGATAGTAGTGATAGCAGTGACAGTAGTGACAGTGACAGCAGTGATAGTGACAGCAGCGACAGTGACAGCAGTGATAGTGACAGGAGTGACAGCAACAGCAGTGATAGTGACAGCAGTGACAGTGCATCTGACAGTGGTGATGAGAGTGACAGCAAGAGCAAGTCTGGTAAGGGCGACAACAATGGAGGTGGTGGTGACAGTGATAGTGACAGTAAAGGCAGTGACAGTAATCACTCAACCAGTGACGATTAG